The Polyangiaceae bacterium genome includes a region encoding these proteins:
- a CDS encoding holo-ACP synthase: MILGLGIDVASIERMERALARHGERMWERILTTEERRELEGRSADRAAALAGRFAAKEALSKALGAPRDVWFHDVEVRRGALGAPEIRLLGPAVKRAQERGVARCFVSITHDAGVAAAVVVLEGDAG, translated from the coding sequence ATGATCCTGGGGCTCGGCATCGACGTCGCGTCCATCGAGCGCATGGAGCGTGCCCTGGCTCGCCACGGTGAGCGCATGTGGGAGCGCATCTTGACGACGGAGGAGCGGCGCGAGCTCGAGGGACGGAGCGCGGATCGCGCGGCCGCCTTGGCGGGGCGCTTCGCCGCGAAGGAAGCGCTGAGCAAAGCCTTGGGGGCGCCGCGGGACGTCTGGTTCCATGACGTGGAAGTGCGCCGCGGCGCGCTGGGGGCGCCGGAGATCCGCCTGCTGGGGCCCGCGGTGAAGCGCGCCCAAGAACGCGGTGTGGCCCGCTGTTTCGTGTCCATCACCCATGACGCGGGGGTTGCGGCGGCGGTGGTGGTGCTCGAAGGAGATGCAGGATGA
- a CDS encoding FAD-binding oxidoreductase, whose product MQALLDFRAIVGASHVLTDAADLDRAATATFATRARPSAIVRPENLSQVQDLVRAAARHGVPLYPVSRGKNWGLGSRVPTADGAVLLELARMDRIVAFDEELATVTVEPGVSFAQLYRFLSERKSRLFANTTGASPEASVLGNAIERGDGTGPNGDRFNHVAGLEVVLGSGEVLRTGFSRYDATPLGPLHRWGVGPALDGIFSQSNLGIVTRMSLWLTPLPGALAAIRFWFRDPTRLAPTMDALRRLRLEGTLRSVAGIWNDYRVLSVEGQYPWHAAGERTPLDRSVLERIGEAWGGATWFGLSAVYAATEAQCSAHVARVRELLEPHVDELVIEQKSGAPVSGAELFTEAEPAFQFLQGIPHEGSIQSVYWRKREPPPASPDPDRDRCGVLWLCPTLPFRGTDVTRAVTVAERVMPEHGFEPLIAMVAQTERTVYLFPLVVYDRDVAGEDARARACHDALLAELAALGYLPFRLGIQSMRALPPSNDDFGAVLRRIRQVLDPHGIIAPGRYDQF is encoded by the coding sequence ATGCAGGCGCTCCTCGACTTCCGCGCCATCGTGGGGGCTTCGCACGTGCTGACGGACGCGGCGGATCTCGACCGCGCCGCCACCGCCACCTTCGCCACCCGCGCGCGGCCTTCGGCCATCGTGCGTCCGGAAAACCTGTCGCAGGTTCAGGACTTGGTGCGTGCCGCAGCCCGCCACGGTGTGCCGCTGTATCCCGTGAGCCGCGGCAAGAACTGGGGCCTCGGCTCCCGCGTGCCCACCGCCGACGGCGCCGTCTTGCTCGAGCTCGCGCGCATGGATCGCATCGTGGCCTTCGACGAAGAGCTCGCGACCGTCACGGTGGAGCCCGGCGTCAGCTTCGCCCAGCTGTATCGCTTCCTCTCCGAACGGAAATCCCGTCTGTTCGCCAACACCACCGGCGCCAGCCCCGAAGCCAGCGTGCTCGGCAACGCCATCGAGCGAGGCGACGGCACCGGCCCCAATGGAGATCGCTTCAATCACGTCGCGGGGCTCGAGGTGGTGCTGGGCAGTGGCGAGGTCCTGCGCACGGGCTTTTCCCGCTACGACGCCACGCCCCTTGGACCGCTCCACCGCTGGGGCGTGGGGCCGGCCCTCGACGGCATCTTCAGCCAGTCGAACCTCGGCATCGTCACGCGCATGAGCCTGTGGCTCACCCCGCTGCCGGGGGCGCTGGCCGCCATTCGCTTCTGGTTCAGGGATCCCACGCGTCTGGCCCCGACGATGGACGCGCTCCGCAGGTTGCGCCTCGAAGGCACGCTGCGTTCCGTCGCCGGGATCTGGAACGACTACCGCGTGCTCAGCGTGGAAGGGCAGTACCCGTGGCACGCCGCGGGCGAGCGCACGCCCCTCGACCGCAGTGTGCTCGAACGCATCGGCGAAGCCTGGGGCGGCGCCACTTGGTTCGGCCTGAGCGCGGTATACGCCGCCACCGAGGCGCAGTGCAGCGCCCACGTGGCGCGCGTTCGCGAGCTCCTCGAGCCCCACGTCGACGAGCTCGTCATCGAGCAAAAGAGCGGCGCACCCGTCAGCGGCGCCGAGCTCTTCACCGAAGCCGAGCCCGCGTTCCAATTCCTGCAGGGCATCCCCCACGAAGGCAGCATCCAGAGCGTGTACTGGCGCAAGCGCGAGCCTCCGCCCGCGTCCCCGGATCCGGATCGCGATCGCTGTGGCGTGCTGTGGCTATGCCCTACCCTGCCCTTCCGTGGCACGGACGTGACTCGCGCCGTGACCGTGGCCGAGCGCGTGATGCCGGAGCACGGCTTCGAGCCGCTGATCGCGATGGTCGCCCAGACCGAACGCACCGTGTACCTGTTCCCCCTCGTCGTCTACGACCGCGACGTCGCCGGCGAGGACGCCCGCGCCCGCGCCTGCCACGACGCGCTCCTCGCGGAGCTCGCGGCCCTCGGCTACTTGCCGTTTCGTCTCGGCATCCAATCCATGCGCGCGCTGCCGCCGTCCAACGACGACTTCGGGGCCGTGCTCCGGCGCATCCGCCAAGTGCTCGACCCCCACGGCATCATCGCCCCCGGTCGCTACGACCAATTCTGA
- a CDS encoding biotin--[acetyl-CoA-carboxylase] ligase — protein MTPFDADRFEALRQARSLPLGRPLTVKTSTTSTNDDAMRAAKSGAPHGAVVLAEEQTAGRGRRGHRWHSAAGENLTFSVMLRPELEPAALGALTLALGLAVRDVVAAKVDARVAVKWPNDVVVDRKKLAGLLLESQIEAGRVVAVVAGIGLNVLSRELPPELAGIATSLALLGAKDVEREALLADLLETMLVRLGSYRHAGLAGVHAELERHDALFGADLRVDGLEGVGRGIAEDGALLLEDAHGHTHRVIAGTVEYR, from the coding sequence ATGACGCCGTTCGATGCCGACCGCTTCGAGGCGCTGCGGCAAGCGCGATCCTTGCCGCTAGGACGACCGCTCACGGTGAAGACGTCCACGACCTCGACCAACGACGACGCCATGCGCGCCGCCAAGAGCGGAGCACCGCACGGCGCCGTGGTGCTCGCGGAAGAGCAGACCGCCGGGCGCGGACGTCGCGGCCACCGTTGGCACTCGGCCGCCGGCGAGAACCTGACCTTCTCCGTCATGCTTCGGCCCGAGCTCGAGCCCGCCGCTCTGGGCGCCCTGACGCTGGCCCTGGGCCTCGCCGTGCGCGACGTGGTGGCCGCCAAGGTCGATGCACGAGTGGCCGTGAAGTGGCCGAACGACGTCGTGGTGGACAGGAAGAAGCTCGCGGGCCTCTTGCTCGAGAGTCAGATCGAGGCGGGTCGAGTGGTCGCCGTGGTCGCCGGCATCGGCCTCAACGTGCTGTCCCGGGAGCTGCCGCCGGAGCTCGCCGGCATCGCCACGTCCCTCGCTCTCTTGGGCGCAAAAGACGTCGAGCGCGAAGCCTTGTTGGCCGATTTACTGGAGACAATGTTGGTCCGGCTCGGAAGCTATCGGCACGCCGGCCTGGCGGGCGTGCACGCGGAGCTCGAACGCCACGACGCCCTGTTCGGCGCCGACCTGCGCGTCGATGGTCTCGAAGGGGTCGGGCGCGGAATCGCAGAGGACGGCGCGCTGCTCCTGGAAGACGCCCATGGCCACACGCACCGCGTGATCGCCGGCACGGTGGAGTACCGCTGA
- a CDS encoding RNA polymerase sigma factor yields the protein MTATRPFRDELTLHLPSLHARALKLCLNATEAQDLVQDTVERALRFESSYQPGTNLRAWAQQVLFSVFVTRCRKNRRERRALEVLTTDPCAWTRPDASPAMVALSPRVERAISELPEAFESVVRLVDLAELSYKDAAERLGIPVGTVMSRLFRGRRLLAAVLDNEPAAPAIACAA from the coding sequence ATGACAGCGACCCGCCCCTTCCGCGACGAGCTCACCTTGCACCTGCCGTCGCTCCATGCCCGTGCCCTCAAGCTCTGCCTCAACGCGACGGAAGCTCAGGACCTGGTGCAAGACACCGTCGAGCGCGCGCTGCGCTTCGAGTCGAGCTACCAGCCGGGTACCAACTTGCGCGCCTGGGCTCAGCAAGTGTTGTTCAGTGTGTTCGTGACGCGCTGCCGGAAGAACCGCCGCGAGCGCCGCGCGCTGGAAGTGCTCACCACGGACCCCTGCGCTTGGACGCGCCCGGACGCCTCGCCGGCGATGGTGGCCCTGTCGCCTCGGGTGGAGCGGGCCATCAGCGAGCTGCCGGAAGCGTTCGAGTCCGTCGTGCGCCTCGTGGATCTCGCCGAGCTCTCCTACAAGGACGCCGCCGAACGTCTCGGCATTCCCGTGGGCACGGTGATGAGCCGTCTGTTCCGAGGCCGCCGCCTGTTGGCCGCCGTGCTCGACAACGAGCCCGCCGCTCCCGCCATCGCCTGCGCCGCCTGA
- a CDS encoding Uma2 family endonuclease translates to MSVTLTAMHDPESIEVKYRIVPALDAWELPEEPVPESRAHDLLTACVVALLAAWVARTKRDAIVARNFAIRWVRERPKVGVDPDVCLVEPAPPNADQLNSLCLWQPGHVAPRLAVEVVSPSHPYKDYAEIQHKYAACGVAELWVLDPLLLGPRRLGGPVPLQIWMAGDAGGFERVYSGSGPYHSDAVDAWLSFETPRDLCISDDALGQQRWMTGEAQERALREQEQALREQERAALEQRVRELEGELSRRG, encoded by the coding sequence ATGAGCGTTACACTAACGGCGATGCACGACCCGGAGAGCATCGAGGTCAAATACCGGATCGTTCCGGCGCTCGACGCATGGGAGCTGCCGGAGGAGCCGGTGCCCGAATCGCGTGCTCACGATCTGTTGACGGCCTGCGTGGTCGCGTTGCTGGCCGCCTGGGTCGCCCGCACCAAGCGCGACGCGATTGTTGCTCGAAACTTTGCGATTCGTTGGGTTCGTGAGCGACCGAAGGTGGGAGTGGACCCCGACGTTTGCTTGGTCGAACCGGCGCCGCCCAACGCAGACCAACTGAATAGCCTGTGTTTGTGGCAGCCGGGTCACGTCGCCCCGCGACTCGCCGTCGAAGTCGTGAGCCCCAGCCATCCCTACAAGGACTACGCAGAGATCCAACACAAGTACGCGGCTTGCGGAGTGGCCGAGTTGTGGGTGCTCGATCCGTTGTTACTCGGACCTCGTCGTCTAGGAGGGCCAGTCCCGCTTCAGATCTGGATGGCTGGGGATGCCGGTGGTTTCGAGCGCGTGTACTCCGGGAGCGGGCCGTATCATTCCGATGCCGTGGACGCTTGGCTCTCGTTCGAGACACCTCGAGATTTGTGCATCAGTGACGACGCTCTCGGTCAGCAGCGGTGGATGACGGGCGAAGCGCAGGAGCGGGCGCTTCGTGAGCAGGAGCAGGCGCTTCGTGAGCAGGAGCGGGCAGCGCTCGAGCAGCGAGTGAGAGAGCTCGAAGGCGAGCTTTCTCGGCGCGGGTGA
- the nadC gene encoding carboxylating nicotinate-nucleotide diphosphorylase, which translates to MISNVILDAAVDRALAEDLEGGDLTTEATVEANARAVGRAIARADLVVAGGDVFARVFYRVDPGLRVELLLDEGTRAKRDDVLWVVEGSARSILMAERTALNFAQRMSGVATITRRFVDALPEGKHARVTDTRKTTPGLRALERYAVRVGGGHNHRDTLGSAVLIKDNHIEAAGGIGLAVERARARAPHTSRIEIEVESLDALEEALVAGADIVMLDNFAPAEVATAVAKARGKALVEVSGGITLERVKSLAEAGVDVISVGALTHSAPSADIALDIERL; encoded by the coding sequence GTGATTTCAAACGTCATTTTGGATGCCGCCGTCGATCGAGCCCTGGCCGAGGACTTGGAAGGTGGGGACCTCACCACGGAAGCCACTGTGGAGGCGAACGCACGGGCCGTCGGGCGCGCCATCGCGCGGGCGGATCTCGTTGTGGCGGGCGGTGACGTGTTCGCCCGAGTCTTCTATCGCGTCGATCCCGGCCTGCGGGTCGAGCTGCTCTTGGACGAAGGCACGCGCGCAAAGCGCGACGACGTGCTGTGGGTCGTGGAAGGCTCCGCTCGCTCCATACTGATGGCCGAGCGCACCGCGTTGAACTTCGCGCAGCGCATGAGCGGCGTCGCCACCATCACTCGGCGCTTCGTGGACGCGCTCCCGGAGGGCAAGCATGCTCGCGTGACCGACACGCGGAAGACCACCCCCGGACTCCGCGCGTTGGAGCGCTACGCCGTACGCGTCGGCGGCGGGCACAACCACCGCGACACCCTGGGCTCCGCGGTGCTGATCAAGGACAACCACATCGAGGCCGCCGGTGGCATCGGCTTGGCCGTGGAGCGTGCCCGGGCGCGGGCGCCGCACACTTCCCGCATCGAAATCGAGGTGGAATCTCTCGACGCCCTCGAAGAAGCCTTGGTTGCCGGGGCGGACATCGTGATGCTCGACAACTTTGCGCCTGCGGAGGTCGCCACGGCCGTGGCGAAGGCGCGAGGCAAAGCCCTGGTAGAGGTGTCCGGCGGCATCACCCTGGAGCGCGTGAAGAGCCTCGCGGAGGCCGGTGTGGACGTCATCAGCGTTGGCGCCCTCACCCACTCCGCGCCTTCGGCGGACATCGCGTTGGACATCGAGCGGCTATGA
- a CDS encoding pyridoxine 5'-phosphate synthase — MMRFHVNVDHVATVRNARGSSYPDPVLAAGMAEQFGADGITAHLREDRRHIKDADLTRLRESVTTLLNLEMAATDEMRGIAERVHPDVITLVPERREERTTEGGLDVIKNRQAIERVAEMCKRTGIKLSLFIAPDEKQIAASRAVGATQVELHTGEYCNARGKEQAEELEKLRLGARRAKELGLEVAAGHGLTRHNVGAVAAIAEVVELNIGHALISDALFVGLDRAIRDFREAIGR; from the coding sequence ATGATGCGCTTCCACGTGAACGTCGACCACGTTGCCACCGTCCGCAACGCCCGCGGTAGCTCCTATCCCGATCCCGTGCTCGCCGCCGGCATGGCGGAGCAGTTCGGCGCGGATGGCATCACGGCGCATTTGAGGGAAGACCGGCGTCACATCAAGGACGCGGACCTCACGCGCTTGCGCGAGAGCGTGACCACGCTGTTGAACCTTGAAATGGCGGCCACCGACGAGATGCGCGGCATCGCGGAGCGGGTGCACCCGGACGTGATCACCCTGGTGCCGGAGCGCCGAGAGGAACGCACCACGGAGGGCGGTCTGGACGTGATCAAGAACCGGCAGGCGATCGAGCGGGTGGCCGAGATGTGCAAGCGCACCGGCATCAAGCTCTCCCTGTTCATCGCCCCGGACGAGAAGCAGATCGCCGCCAGCCGTGCGGTGGGGGCGACCCAGGTGGAGCTGCACACCGGGGAATACTGCAACGCGCGCGGCAAGGAGCAGGCTGAGGAGCTCGAGAAGCTGCGCCTCGGGGCACGCCGGGCCAAGGAGCTGGGGCTGGAGGTCGCGGCGGGGCACGGGCTCACGCGTCACAACGTCGGTGCCGTCGCCGCCATCGCCGAAGTCGTCGAGCTGAACATCGGCCACGCGTTGATTTCCGACGCGCTGTTCGTGGGCTTGGATCGCGCAATCCGGGACTTTCGCGAGGCCATCGGCCGATGA
- a CDS encoding NAD(P)H-hydrate dehydratase — MIAVLSREQMRAFDQHAITKCKVPSVVLMENAGRNAAEVVEGVLALGSRVAVVCGPGNNGGDGFVVARHLAASGNDVTVYLLAEARKLSGDALLNHDAWLGLGGAVTYLPTEDLSALELGDVDVIVDGIFGTGLDRDVGGRQRIAIERINAAGVPVVALDIPSGLHANTGAVLGVAVDADVTVTFAHPKLGLLTSAGAAHAGEVHVVDIGVPAELLHDHGAEIVEASDVAALLEPRPIDAHKVSVGHVFAVAGSAGKTGAALLVARGALRAGAGLATVCTFPDAADSIDLRALEEMTARIDPNALESSLDEILSRAGAIAIGPGLGLDERARRVVDHVVLGWDGPKVVDADAISHFAGRAAELARAKGSLVLTPHPGELGRLLGIESKDVEADRFAAVARAVELTGAVVLLKGPRTLIAAPGELPVVNVSGAPALATGGAGDVLTGIIAALCSTLAPRWAAIAGAYVHGASAEEWCERVGADRGLVAHEIADGVPAVLAKLRSE, encoded by the coding sequence ATGATCGCCGTCCTTTCGCGAGAGCAGATGCGCGCCTTCGACCAGCACGCCATCACCAAGTGCAAGGTGCCGAGCGTGGTGTTGATGGAGAACGCCGGACGCAACGCGGCGGAGGTCGTGGAAGGCGTGCTCGCGCTGGGCTCCCGTGTCGCGGTGGTGTGCGGCCCGGGCAACAATGGCGGGGATGGCTTCGTCGTCGCGCGCCACCTGGCGGCCAGTGGCAACGACGTGACGGTGTATCTGCTGGCGGAAGCGCGCAAGCTCTCCGGAGATGCGCTCTTGAACCACGACGCCTGGCTGGGGCTCGGTGGCGCGGTCACGTATCTGCCCACTGAAGATCTCTCCGCCCTGGAGCTCGGAGACGTGGACGTGATCGTGGACGGCATCTTCGGCACCGGGCTGGATCGCGACGTGGGCGGGCGCCAACGCATCGCCATCGAACGGATCAACGCCGCGGGGGTGCCCGTCGTCGCGTTGGACATCCCGTCCGGTCTGCACGCGAACACGGGCGCGGTGTTGGGCGTGGCGGTGGACGCGGACGTGACCGTCACCTTCGCTCATCCCAAGCTCGGCTTGCTCACCTCCGCCGGCGCGGCCCACGCGGGAGAGGTGCACGTGGTGGACATCGGCGTGCCAGCGGAGCTCTTGCACGACCATGGCGCGGAGATCGTGGAAGCTTCGGACGTTGCGGCGCTACTCGAGCCGCGTCCCATCGACGCCCACAAGGTGAGCGTGGGGCACGTGTTCGCGGTGGCCGGATCCGCAGGAAAGACCGGCGCGGCGCTGTTGGTGGCGCGCGGCGCGCTGCGCGCGGGCGCGGGGCTTGCCACGGTGTGCACCTTCCCGGACGCTGCGGACTCCATCGACCTGCGCGCGCTGGAAGAAATGACGGCGCGCATCGACCCGAACGCGCTGGAGTCGTCGCTCGACGAGATCCTGTCCCGGGCCGGCGCCATCGCCATCGGTCCCGGCCTGGGTCTGGACGAGCGCGCTCGCCGAGTGGTGGACCACGTGGTGCTCGGCTGGGACGGTCCCAAGGTCGTGGACGCTGACGCCATCAGTCATTTCGCCGGGCGCGCCGCGGAGCTCGCCCGAGCCAAGGGCAGCTTGGTGCTCACGCCGCACCCCGGAGAGCTCGGTCGCCTGCTCGGCATCGAATCGAAGGACGTGGAGGCGGATCGCTTCGCCGCGGTGGCGCGCGCCGTGGAGCTCACCGGTGCCGTGGTGTTGCTGAAAGGTCCCCGCACGCTGATCGCCGCACCGGGAGAGCTTCCGGTGGTGAACGTCAGCGGCGCTCCCGCGCTGGCGACGGGCGGAGCGGGGGACGTGCTGACCGGAATCATTGCCGCGCTGTGCTCCACGCTGGCTCCGCGTTGGGCCGCCATCGCCGGGGCGTACGTTCATGGCGCGTCCGCCGAGGAATGGTGCGAGCGCGTGGGGGCGGATCGTGGGCTGGTCGCGCACGAGATTGCGGATGGCGTCCCCGCAGTGCTGGCGAAGCTGCGTTCGGAGTGA
- a CDS encoding response regulator, whose protein sequence is MEDSLKPTVLLVLDDETERTLMVPALASEGWDVAEGLTLDSALQVLSEGAQVVVLYERVAGGRGTELLAELHRRPLRAPVLFVTREPMDADAESEMRRAHGLHELLHEPLSPAVLVQHVRHALSSRPVPLDTLAEQMHRLRASYPRKLSRPAIPIPTLPGRPTILVVDDELTFLNEVRKYGRGLALNVTTATTSDAALERVQSQAIDAVIVDAHLEHGESGFALAATLRTLPGYSELPIGAVSSDGTMKSRISAAHAGATVFLEKPLDEPTFGEAVRRLLESDKGGEATVLVVDDDPSFADAVRSILENHGSNVVYERNPLRLLEVLSEVRPDVLLLDDEMPEMSGTEACRVLRAADKWRDLAVVFASSSTSVEDHLACFRAGGDDCISKPLLPEELVARVGVRIERARWFRERTQRDPLTGLLSRKALSDAVEARISDAARRQRHLAICMLDVDGFKSVNDEHGHLVGDRVLASLGRLLRARFRNVDLRGRWGGEEFVVALNEETGDSAAAVVARVLREFGEETFTDDAGEPFRVSFSAGVSTFPDDGRALKQLLRVADQRMYEAKRSGGARAMGPNGIAE, encoded by the coding sequence TTGGAGGATTCCCTCAAACCGACGGTGCTCCTGGTCCTCGACGACGAGACCGAGCGGACGCTGATGGTTCCGGCGCTGGCGTCCGAGGGCTGGGACGTGGCCGAAGGCCTGACGCTGGATTCGGCGCTGCAGGTGCTCTCGGAAGGGGCACAGGTCGTGGTGCTGTACGAGCGAGTGGCAGGCGGACGAGGCACCGAGCTCTTGGCGGAGCTCCATCGGCGGCCGCTGCGCGCGCCGGTCCTGTTCGTGACCCGGGAGCCGATGGATGCGGACGCGGAGAGCGAGATGCGCCGTGCCCACGGCTTGCACGAGCTGTTGCACGAGCCCCTCTCTCCGGCGGTGTTGGTTCAGCACGTTCGTCACGCGTTGAGCAGTCGCCCCGTGCCGCTGGACACCCTAGCCGAGCAGATGCACCGCCTGCGGGCGTCCTACCCACGCAAGCTCAGCCGCCCGGCGATCCCGATCCCGACGCTGCCGGGCAGGCCCACCATCTTGGTGGTGGACGACGAGCTCACGTTCTTGAACGAGGTCCGTAAGTACGGGCGCGGCTTGGCGCTCAACGTGACCACGGCCACCACCAGCGACGCTGCGCTGGAGCGCGTGCAGAGCCAGGCCATCGACGCGGTCATCGTGGATGCCCATTTGGAGCACGGTGAGAGCGGCTTCGCTCTGGCGGCCACGTTGCGGACGCTGCCGGGTTACTCGGAGCTACCCATCGGCGCGGTGTCCAGCGACGGCACCATGAAGAGCCGCATCTCCGCCGCCCACGCGGGCGCCACCGTATTCTTGGAGAAGCCCCTCGACGAGCCGACCTTCGGCGAGGCCGTGCGGCGCTTGCTCGAGAGCGACAAGGGCGGTGAGGCCACCGTGCTAGTGGTGGACGACGACCCCTCCTTCGCTGACGCCGTACGCTCCATCTTGGAGAACCACGGCAGCAACGTGGTGTACGAGAGGAATCCGCTTCGGCTTCTGGAAGTGCTCAGCGAGGTGCGCCCGGACGTGCTCTTGCTGGACGACGAGATGCCGGAAATGAGTGGCACGGAAGCGTGTCGCGTGTTGCGGGCGGCGGACAAGTGGCGAGACCTCGCCGTAGTGTTCGCCAGCTCGTCTACCAGCGTGGAAGATCACCTGGCGTGCTTTCGCGCCGGCGGGGACGACTGCATCTCCAAGCCTCTACTGCCGGAGGAGCTGGTGGCGCGGGTGGGCGTTCGCATCGAGCGGGCGCGCTGGTTTCGCGAGCGGACGCAGCGCGATCCGCTGACGGGGCTCTTGTCCCGCAAGGCTCTTTCCGACGCCGTGGAGGCGCGCATCTCCGACGCCGCCCGGCGGCAGCGTCATTTGGCGATCTGCATGTTGGACGTGGACGGTTTCAAGAGCGTGAACGACGAGCACGGCCATTTGGTGGGGGATCGCGTGCTGGCCAGCTTGGGACGTCTGCTCCGGGCCCGCTTCCGCAACGTGGACCTCCGTGGCCGTTGGGGCGGGGAGGAGTTCGTCGTCGCCCTCAACGAGGAAACGGGGGATTCCGCTGCGGCGGTGGTGGCGCGCGTGCTGCGAGAGTTCGGAGAAGAGACCTTCACGGACGATGCTGGCGAGCCCTTCCGCGTGAGCTTCAGCGCGGGCGTTTCCACGTTCCCGGACGACGGTCGCGCTCTCAAACAACTCCTGCGAGTCGCCGATCAACGCATGTACGAAGCCAAGCGCTCCGGCGGTGCCCGCGCCATGGGTCCGAACGGCATCGCCGAGTAG